A region of the Pelecanus crispus isolate bPelCri1 chromosome 1, bPelCri1.pri, whole genome shotgun sequence genome:
TCTCTCCTACattcaatatgaaaaaaaaatggtgcatGTCAAATTGAGAAATATGTGAAAAATACGGGTGTTAATAACAGCATTCATGCACAACATTGGACTGAGAACTGTGGTGGCATGTCTGCATGTCTCCAGCATAATCCCCTGTTTTCACTCACTACATCTTTTTGAAACATGAGCATTTTGGACTGGAATTCTGCTTGTTCCCTCATAAAAATGAATCTTCTTAGAGCAGGTCTGAGCAGAATGCTGGCAGCTCTCATTGGATTATGGAGGAACGGTTAGAAGAAACAGTTTTCCCCACAACTCCCCCCCCACCATTCACCACATTTTTAGATATGACTTGAATGAAATGCAGCTGACATTTGACACGCAAAGCTTGACAGAGGCATAATCATCTGGAAGCATGTGCACTTGTTATGTTTTTTTGAGGCGAAGACTGATCAGTTGTTTATATCTACATTTTGAAGCATGCCTATCATAACACAAATTaaatgaacaataaaaaaatgaaaaacatatgaAATCATAAATAAAAGGGGACTGAATATCAACAGTGACATGAAGAGAACTCCCCAATGGGTATTGAGTCCATCCTCACCCCATCCATCCTTTCAGGAAGAGCCTGGGTAAATAGAAAGTCTTTCTAAGAGTGCAGAAGGCCAACAAATGCAGCTTCTGTATTCTGAGACTGGCAGTGAAATTTGTCATCAAGGACGTTTTACTGATGTCCTCTGTCTGCCATCACTTAGGAGATATACAAGTCAACAGATGCCACGTTAACTGTTGTGGTGTTAGGTAATGAAGTGTGAAGGTCTTTAGAAGTAGGTTGGTAGATTGCAAGAGGAGATGCAGCAGTTTGATACAAGATGAATGATCTGATTTCTTGGGGTAGAGCACAGAGAAAGTCAATCTGTAATAGATGTAAAGGCTTCTAGAGAACAAAGTTGTGTGGGAAAGAGCTTGCTGAATAGGTACAGTTACATCTAATTGAGGTATGTGTTAGGAGGGCAGTGCTATGAATGCAAGGTGTTTTTGCAggtagaagaaagagaagacagactgGCATTGGAATGAATCATGGCGGAATGAAGATGCAAATCTGGGCTGCCTGTTTAAGTGAAAAATCTAGTCTCAAAGGCTTTGTTCTGTTTGTAAATTTTTCACTTATTTCTGATACCCTTGAGGTGGAGTCAAAGCTCAGGTCCACAGctcttctttctccctgcctcctctAGAATGGAGTAGTGTGATTCAGTGTGAATTAGGCATTGGCTTTTTTCCACccctgtgaaaaatgaaaaataatttagattcATCAGGTTTAGCGTACGACTCACTGAGGGCAGGTAACGCTACAAACAATTAAGTTTCTCTTTAATCAGAATACACACTGTTTAGAACAGGGACCAGACCTTCCCTTATCTTTATAAAATGCCTACTGAGCCCCTGAGCTTGATTAGGAAATTTCAGTGTTGTCATAATTCagacaataaataataatatagtagTACTGGGCAAGAAACTCTAAAACCAGAGTGCCTcagataatcatagaatcatagaatcgtctaggttggaaaagacctttaagatcatccagtccaaccattaacctacactaccaagcccacctaaaccaatcaagggtagactagactaaaccatatcccgaagtgccacatctacctgttttttgaacacttccagggatggtgactccaccacctctctgggcagcctgttccaatgcttgaccaccctttccgtaaagaaatttttcctaatatccagcctaaacctcccctggcgcagcttgagcccatttcctcttgtcctatcgctagctacttgggagaagagaccaacacccacctcactactacctcctttcaggtttGATGTTTGAACTGATTTGCGGTTTCAAGTGGAAACCAGTTGAAGCTGGATTGCATGAAATGGTTTCAGCCCCATAATCACCCTAGCTATTACCAAGTTTCTTGCTGGGTTATAAGTTTATTTAAACGCAGTGCTTGACATAAAATAGAGAGGGTGCTGAATCTCTCCAAAGAAGTTCTAGGGCAGATGCCCTCATTGCCTGTGTTCCCAGTCCAGCAGAGTTATGGTCTACTCTAGGCTGTAGAGTCCCCCCATTCATTAATGTTTTAGACTTACTCAAATAATCAGGAGATTTGTTGCTGACTTCAGCAGGTTTGGGATTTCAGCCCTGGAGGTATAAATCTGTCCTACCCGCTCAACAGGGCAGAATGTCTGTTGTTACTTGTTATCCCTACCTAGCGTGGTGGGAAATGTCTTCTCACATAGATGAGATGCTTAGTCTTCTGTACTTGAGTTGTACTGCATGGGAAGTATGATAGACTCAGCACTAATGCTTTACTAGAACAACTTACCAATAACTCACAGAGATTACCCTGCTTTTTCTCACGTCAGAAACATAGAGAAGGTAACAGGAGAAGCTGccaacaccttttttttttttcttttagttgaCATTTAGACCAAAAGCATGTTATCTTTGGTAACAGGGTGTAGGATGGTTTCCAAGTCATCATCTTTTCATCTGAATATTTAATAAGAGGTGTCATGTATCAGAAGGCTTAGCATACCTCTTTGAGATCACGCTGTGCTGTGCTCTCATTGCCTGAGATAGCTCGAACAGCTAACTGTAGAGAGAGACTTGCCTGCAAAGACTTCAAACCGTTATGCAGAAGGTGGCAGATGGATATAAggttagtttaatttattgtgGGGTGTGTATGCGTGCTGGGCAGCGAGGCTGTTCTCCAAGGGTGGAGAAACAGCACAGGCCAGCGTGGATCATCAGATTTCCATCTGTCTGATATACAGAGCTGAAAGCTCAGAGTCAtactttttgttatttgtttacttttggTCTAAAGAATGTCAAAAGATGTAGGCAAGTGCAAGATAAGCTCTGAAGAGCTCCCAAATTGATTTTGCTTGTGATGGGTGGCTAGGAAGAGCTGTAACAGTGGGAGAATGAGGGTCAGTTGGTCTTCCCACTCCCAGGGGAGGGTGCTTGAATTTATGTGTCTGCCTGTGGTTTACTTTCTACATGAAATTTATTTGATACCCTaggcagcaggggaggaggagactACTTAGATAACTAAGGAAAAGAGAGTGATGTGCCAGCTGAGTTAGGGTGAATGAACTCAGTGCGTGAGGATTGAGAGAATGGCGAGATGAACGCTGTAGTcagaaaagcattatttttcatgGGCAGAAATGGCATTTGTCTAACTTGCGCTATCTTTCCTATGACTGAATTTCTCATGGAAAGTCAATGGCAGTTAGGGTGACTATGTTGAATTGTTTCATAAATGATTGTGCTGTCAGTTTGCTCACAGTGTGGTCATTAGCCCATTAATTACCATAGCCAACCTGAACCTGCGTTTTCAGCCTCCTCTGCTGTCAGTCTGGTGGTGTGGTGGCTACTTAGGTCCCCTCCAGCAAACCTTGTATTTGTGAGGCGAGCAAAATGGCTGTAAAAGTACAATCTGTGAAGTAGCGTTAACAtaactgtaaagaaaatatgatACAGATCTATAAAATACTGCTATTAGTTGTTGATATGACTATTTCCAGATTACTGGGGACGTTTCATGCATCCATGCTGATGAACAGAATTGAATGCTTAAGATTATCCTTATGGGTGGAGCCCATATCTGGTGTACTTGCTCACTGTAGAAAACCGCTGTGATATGCAGTGAGGCAGTGGATATACTTAAAAGGATATTGAGAGAGACTGTCAGCTTTCTTAACAGATGATCTACGTGATAAGTGTCCAAAGACAGGAAATACATATCTGCTTTCATTTGGCTTATTTAATGGGTACCATTTGGTGGGAGTTTTTTGCTtagggcatttttttcttcttctttttttttagttttctgagaaactggtggttttaaaaaggcattttaagaggcttttaaaagcagttgtTCTCCTTGCTGTGTAGGAGTGTTCTGTGTGGATACAGAGAGTAGGGTAAACTACTCGATCCTCCCATGGTCTCACTGCAAAGACAAATCCTGAGCCATAGGCACTGGGAAGTGACTCAGTCATGGCCATTATCCAGCTGCCACAGGCTAAGAGCAGCATGCCCTCTCCTTTGCCCTTACATTCAGAGTTCAGAGCTAAAAAGATTGTAGGTTTCTTGCAGCCAGAACATCTTACTAACAAGTGGGCTTTCTGCGGTCAGTTTGCTAATGCAGTTTTATTCCAGACTCTCTTTATTCTACAAATTAAAGACCCCATTGATTTATTACTGTATTTATATGCTTTCTGTTCTAGACTTAAATGAAATGTTGATCCCCCTTTAAATTGCTTACAAATGACAGGAAGTGTTTCTCCTTGCCTTCCCTGTGTCACCTCTAGTGCTTTTAATTAAtcaccttcctttcttcctcttccccctaCTGTGATCCTTCATGGCTGTGCTGCTCATGGTTTTTGCCCTCTTTGAGAGGAGCTGTTTCTACAAAGTAAAGGTTGCAAGCTCTTGAAGTGGAGCATGAAAGTAGCAAATCAAATGCTTCATTCACCGAGGCCAAGAAAAGTTGCATGGGATGAAAATGCTGTTCCAGGTCTGGCAAGTGGCTCAGCCATGTTgggtttttaatttcctttttttaattttgaaaggaaaactggaaTAATTCAATCTCTGATGAACCTATACTTTCactcttttttctgaaaaggagaaaagcagtacCAGAACGAGGTGATGGGAGAGACTGGGACCTAAAGAATCCAATTCACGACTAGTTTTAGTTGcttttaatgataaaatattCCTTGAAACACAAGTTtaactgtgtttgttttttcttagtgcagagctctttttttttttctctaagtgCATTGCTGTACAGCTAACCTAAATGGGTGACTACCTAAGTAAGGGTGACTTCTTAACCTTCATGTATCAGACCATTGCTGGAAGCAAAGTAAATGAACGTGCTGACTGGGTCTGGCACATGTTAGCTTCCTATTTCACTTTCCCTGCACAGAAAGATAAGAGGAATGCAGGCCTTTCCCTTTATCTCACACAGTAATAATGCACCTCAGCAAAGATTTGAATGGGCTGCAGGATTATTAGGATTGTAgtgtcttgctttccttttcaagtAGGATGAAACTAAATGTAATCATCTGTTGCGTTAGACGAACACAATGGGTTCTCAGCCGTAGGCTTTCATCACAGCAGTGATCTTGTATGATTTTGGCCTGGCAGGGCTCCAGGCTCACAAAAATTTTGTAGGTGTCAGATGTTTGGCACTCAGAACCGAGCACTGAGAGCTGTTGTCATACTTGTGTCTCCCTGCTTTATAGTCTTTCAGTTTTAGAATACTGTCACCATTTTAAGCATGTTATATTTAGAGGAGGCTAATGAAAATCTTCTTGGCTAAGTCCAGCTTCAGTTACATGGGTTTGAGCAATAGTCTGCTCAAATGCTGTTGCATGCATTCTAGCAGGATCATGGTGCAGCCTAGCAGGATGTTTGCTCAGCTACAGAGCTTGGCTTTTATGGTCCTGGTATTTTCTAGGAGCAAACTGACAGTGTGGTGTGGCTGCTGCCTTCACTATGACTGTTTTGTCAagttcatttctgaaaaagaaaacaaacccaagctTTGAAACTGTGCATCTCAACTTGACAGCTTATTTGCTAAACAGCATATGGAGCAGCCACTGCAGCCATGCTTACTGTGCTCTGATCCGCtgctttttgtaatttttcagtcACAGTGTCCTATATGCTACAGCCCCTTTTTTTTCATATCCCTAATGCTCTGTTGCAGGCTGTCCTACCAGAGAAACGATGATGATGAGGAAGAAGCTGCCAGAGAACGTCGCCGACGGGCTCGACAGGAGAGGCTGCggcaaaaggaagaaggagatCTATCAGGAGAAGTAACAGAGAAATCAGAAGTTAATGCCCAAAACAGGTAAACGTCTGATGTTGTTTACTGACAAGTCAACAGTAAGTTTTGTTCAGAGTAGAGAAGTATCTTGAAGAGGGCTGTTTTGCTACTTAAAATTTAAGCACCAGGTTTGGCCATTCTTCCTTTGAAGAGGACCTAACACTGTGAGGAGCGCCACTGGCTGTGTCTACACAGTGGGGTGGGAGCGTTACTGAAGCTGGGCTTGAGGCCATGCTCATAACCCATTCCCAGGGTGTCCTCAGGGCTGTCTATGGGGTAACTCAGCTGGAGCTCATGGAAGGAAATCCCTCTGACGCATCCTGCTATCAGATTCCCTCAGACATGACTGCCTCTGGCCTCACAAACCTCCACATCTTTTGTCCTATTTATAGGGGCCATGGTAGCATGGGGCCAAGGCACATGGGATTGGTAGGCACCCAGGCCTTGAGGTGCAGCTGAAACATACCTGCAAGGTGCTGGGTGGGAGTGGTAGACCTCAGCCCTCATCTGGCCTTGTCAGGGTCATACAGTtataaacagcagaaaagcttATGGAGTGAGGTGCCACTTGTCACAAGCTGAGTGGGCAGAGCTGGCCTTCCAGTCTGTCCATCATTTATTCAGTTTCACTTAGTCACAAACAATAAACCCAGATTTCCAGTATCCATAACACAATTGACAGAAGAGACTAGAAATAATCATTGTGATATCAAGCTAATAGATACTGAACACAAGTAGCATTCTATTAAAGACAAGGAAAATGGATATAGATAGGAAACCAGCAACATTTCTGATTGTATATTATAATCTTTTTCCACAatagagggggggaaaaagctaaaaagagggaagaaaccTGCACATAGGAGAATTAAACAGCTGAATTTTGAAGGAGTCAAAAAACCTCCAGGCACTGAGAGCAAGATCCAGTCCTGACACCTACAGGTGTTGAATAGCATGTCTTAAATTAGGTGCTCTGCTTGTTCCATTTTCTAACAGATTATGTCCCTGTACAGACAGTCACAACCTCACCGCACCCTTAGTTGCCAGGCTGTCCCACTATGGACTGTATCTGCGGATGTTGTTGCTGAACAGGAGTACCTTCCTGTTGCTAGAGAAGTTCACTGAAGTCAGAAAGTATCTtgcttgtttaacatcttcaaaAATTTTCCCTGGTGGGAAGGCTGTGCATAAGACACGTACACCTGAGGCCTAGCTGAAGGGGGCCTTAAAGCAAGCTAAGGTCTTCCAAGTACTCTGCTGCAGGATgcagagggggaggaggaattTTTCAGGGCTGTTCATGTTTCAGCTGCTCCAAGCATCAGGGACTGTTCCAGTGCCTACTGAGGTCAGTAAGACTCCCAGGGACTTCAGCAACTGTTGGACCTTGCCTAGAACGGAACCTTCCCAGGCTCTGACATTGTGAAACACTACATTCCTATACATGTAGAAATGCCAAAATTAATCCCCGGAACCATTTTGCTAAATTTTGAAGTATGCAACCTGTTGTGTTTTCAAACCATGGAATGATGTTACAGCAAGATATTTTTTCTAGAATCATCTAAGCACATACATtgttagaaagattttttttttttttttaatgcaaaaattgTCACTTTTATGTAGTGTGGCAGAAGAGGAAACCAAGCGTACTACAACCACAGGGGGAACAGATGACGAAGCTGCGTTGTTGGAGAGACTGGCAAGACGGGAGGAGAGACGCCAAAAACGTCTACAGGAAGCCCTGGAACGTCAAAAGGAATTTGACCCCACGATCACAGATGGGAGCTTGTCACTGCCCAGCAGGAGAGAAGTAAACAATGTGGAAGAAAACGAGACCacagggaaagaggaaaaggctgaaacACGCCGAGGACGCTATGAGATTGAGGAAACGGAAACGGTTACCAAATCATACCAAAGGAACAACTGGAGGCAagatggggaagaagaagaaaaaaaagaagaaaaagacaaggagGAGGTACAGGAGGAGAAACCAAAGGAGGTCCCCGTAGAGGAAAATCAGGTAGATGTGACAGCAGAAAAATCCACAGATAAAGAAGAGGTagtagaaacaaaaaatctAGCTATAAATGCAGAGGAACGCAAAGCAGAGAATGATACAAATGCTGTGCTGGAAGGGGAGCAGAGTATAACTGATGCTGTAGATAAAGAGAAGcttaaggatgaggaaaaggctgaggaagaaaggaagaaagcagaagagagggagaaactggaggcagaagaaagggagaggttaaaagcagaggaagaaaagaaggcagctgaggaaaaacagaaagcagaggaggaaaagagggcagctgaggaaaggGCGAGGGCTAAGGCAGaagaggagcagagggcagctgaggaaaggGCGAGGGCTAAGGCAGaagaggagcagagggcagctgaggaaaggGCAAGGGCTaaggcagaagaggagaagagggcagctgaggaaaggGCGAGGGCTAAGGCGGAAGAGGAGAAgagggcagctgaggaaagagcaagggctaaggcagaagaggaaaagagggcaGCTGAAGAAAAGGCTAAGCTAGAAGcagagaaattaaaggaaaaacaaaagatggaagaaaagaaaatagaagataAACAggtaaaagagaagaaagtacAAGAGGAAAAACCTCAAGCAGCTTTCCTAAGAAAACAGGTACAGTAAACATTTTGCACCAAAATAAGACACCTGTGGTTTGTGAGAAATGtaatgcaagggaaaaaaaaaagattgaattgGAATTTCCTCACAGATCTATTCCTGCATTGAAATGACTAATGCTTGTGCTCTCTCCcttgctctctctttttaaaaataaagctcctTGCTTCTGCTTACCAGTAATGCAGTGCACAACATGCCTGACTTCGCTTCATCATTCAAAGAAAACCTTGCATGTTCAGACCTCTGCATggtttttttgctgcctttttctcaGCTGCTAAAAACTGGCCTACTGCAGTAACAGATGAAGTGGAGGCAGACACATCTTGGCACAAAATGTTATGAGCACCTGGTAAACTGTGTGAGGAACATGTGTGTTAAATGCAATCACAAGAGAGGGCTCTCTGCTGGGTCATATGAGCATGATGCCACGCAAGGGAGAAAGGCCCAGCTGGGGGAATGGGAGCATTTGGAGAGGGTGGAGGGAGCACAACTGCACACGGAGATGTGGGCACAGCAGCATATGATGGAGATGTGGCTGCACACAGGATTGGTACATGAACACAGTGTGGAGAAACACAAGTGCAAAGAGATGCGatgttttcatattaaaaaaaaaattattaaaaacccaaaaacaaagggggaagaaaaagagattaaagtggaagctaaaaaggaaaagttacCAGATGAGAAGCTCCGACCTACCTTCAAAAAAGATCAGGTAACTTTTAAACCATTGATTTAGATGTTGTAGGGAAACTcaagataagaaaataaatgagactTATGAGTGAAAGTTGCttgttcagcaaagcacttaagcatgTGCTTCACTTCAAGAACGTGGGTAATCCTGCTGAAATAAATAGGGATGAAGCTACTTATctgcttaaaatgaaataaatgcttaagtattttcttcttttggggCTTTAGAACCAAGTCCTGTTTGTCTTAGaacaaatatttcaggaaaCTCTGTTCAGTCAATAAGGCAGGGATAGTTTGCACCCTAGGGATGAATTTTTCAGGACTGTATCAACTAATCATCCTTCCCTGGTTTCCTCCCACTTTACTGTGAACTTTTTCCCTATGACTGAGACCTACTcttacaataataataataataatcatcatcatcatcatctagGCCCTTTGGCCACCTGACTGCCTTAACTAAAGATTTTCCCCTAAACTGCAACGCCCCATGATATAAACCATGCATACCCAagattcttcttttgttttaaagagaaaatctACAAAATTTACTGCATTGCATTTCCACTGTAAACACAGGAGCTGGTGCCATGGTGTTTTACTGTATGGTAAGTAAACAAGATTTGGAGACCATTTACTCTTCAGGTTACAGCTGGACACAGGGAGCCACCTTCAGTGTTGTGTAGCAACTGTACTTTTGGTTCAATGCAGCAGGTATCAAAATACCCCCTGATTCTAATCAGACATTGAGACTGGTCAGGGCCTTGGAGGTTTGGACCCATTTGGGTTCAGCCACGTCTGTGTAGCTTAAAGGGAGGCACAGCACAGAGATCTAGTAACAGGCAGCTTGCTGCCTCTCCAGCTGCTTGGGAGCATTGAGAGTTGTAGAGGGTCTGGTCCGGGTCCTTAGTTGTTGGATTAATTTGGAACATGCTGTAGATGCCTAGCTCACCCTCAGAGTGATGAAGGCAAATCATGTCACAGGGTTTTATGTCCAGTTGCCTGGCTTGATCATCCAAGGTGTCATATTTTAAGTAAGGTACACATGAGATTGAAACTGCAAATGAAGTCATGAAGATGGTTAGAAAGAAGGTTCCTAATGAACAGGGAGACAGACTGACAATACTAGAATAAGTTACTCTAGAAAGGGGAAGAGTTAAATGAGACCTAATGGAGATGCTTCAGAATAGTACACTAGAAAAACTAA
Encoded here:
- the CALD1 gene encoding caldesmon; this encodes MDDFERRRELRRQKREEMRLEAERLSYQRNDDDEEEAARERRRRARQERLRQKEEGDLSGEVTEKSEVNAQNSVAEEETKRTTTTGGTDDEAALLERLARREERRQKRLQEALERQKEFDPTITDGSLSLPSRREVNNVEENETTGKEEKAETRRGRYEIEETETVTKSYQRNNWRQDGEEEEKKEEKDKEEVQEEKPKEVPVEENQVDVTAEKSTDKEEVVETKNLAINAEERKAENDTNAVLEGEQSITDAVDKEKLKDEEKAEEERKKAEEREKLEAEERERLKAEEEKKAAEEKQKAEEEKRAAEERARAKAEEEQRAAEERARAKAEEEQRAAEERARAKAEEEKRAAEERARAKAEEEKRAAEERARAKAEEEKRAAEEKAKLEAEKLKEKQKMEEKKIEDKQVKEKKVQEEKPQAAFLRKQGEEKEIKVEAKKEKLPDEKLRPTFKKDQVKDDKDKGKAPKEEMKSVWDRKKGVLEQKAQNGERELTAPKLKSTENAFGRSNLKGTTNAEEAKPGSQKLKEKQQEAAAELDELKKRREERRKILEEEEQKKKQEEAERKAREEEEKRRMKEEIERRRAEAAEKRQKMPEDGVSEDKKPFKCFSPKGSSLKIEERAEFLNKSAQKSGMKPTHTTAVVSKIDSRLEQYTSAIEGTKAARPAKPAASDLPVPAEGVRNIKSMWEKGNVFSSPSGTGTPNKETAGLKVGVSSRINEWLTKTPESNKSPAPKPSDLKPGDVSGKRNLWEKQSVEKSSSSKVSAMGKKSETNGLRQFEKEP